In one window of Zygosaccharomyces rouxii strain CBS732 chromosome E complete sequence DNA:
- a CDS encoding uncharacterized protein (similar to uniprot|Q3E790 Saccharomyces cerevisiae YBR058C-A TSC3 Protein that stimulates the activity of serine palmitoyltransferase (Lcb1p Lcb2p) several-fold involved in sphingolipid biosynthesis), protein MPASHTMEYVETNAQRNKRLNERVNLWSKILHKTFFNYYIHLPFYVITQGDAFLLHTFCLTIVSLGLFGIVKYCLLL, encoded by the coding sequence ATGCCAGCTAGCCATACCATGGAATATGTGGAAACCAATGCTCAAAGAAATAAACGTCTCAACGAACGTGTAAATCTGTGGTCCAAAATTCTACAcaaaacttttttcaactaTTACATCCACTTACCATTCTATGTCATCACGCAAGGAGACGCATTTTTGTTGCACACTTTTTGTCTTACCATAGTGAGTCTCGGTTTGTTCGGTATTGTCAAATACTGTCTACTGCTTTGA
- a CDS encoding uncharacterized protein (similar to uniprot|Q3E790 Saccharomyces cerevisiae YBR058C-A TSC3), whose product MTSRSTMYYVETSAQRSQRLNIYPNPVAQFLRRTYWAYYVHLPFYGLTKLDAFWLHTFFLTLMSLGVFGVVKYCILF is encoded by the coding sequence ATGACTTCCCGCAGTACGATGTATTATGTGGAAACGAGCGCCCAGCGTTCACAACGATTGAATATTTATCCAAATCCTGTTGCTCAATTCTTACGCAGAACGTACTGGGCCTACTATGTCCATTTACCATTTTACGGTTTGACAAAATTAGACGCATTTTGGCTCCACACTTTTTTCTTAACGCTAATGAGTCTTGGTGTGTTTGGTGTGGTTAAATACTGCATTTTATTTTAG